The Rhipicephalus sanguineus isolate Rsan-2018 chromosome 10, BIME_Rsan_1.4, whole genome shotgun sequence genome segment GTTTGATTAGGGTCGCAGATATTGCGGATGTGTATTCAAAATTTGGACGTTTTAAGGACTCGTATGCAATGAGTTTCACAGGAGGAGGGGACTTTCGTAGATGACGTCTGAGGAAGCCTATGGTTTTGATACTGGATAACATGAGGTTGGACACATGCGGAAGTTAGTTGAGATCTTGGGAGATAGTCACGCTGAGGCATTTAAAAGCATTAACGTTCTCAATGCGGGGGTCAGTAATCTTGCACGCCAAGAGTAGAGGATGATGCGAAAGAGTGAACGACATTGCTTTGCATTTAGTGGGAACTCAGCGCACGAACTCGGCGGCTTTAGAAGGCCTTACATTGCTGAACAGGGACAATATGGGCTCAACCTACGTGCGGAGCTGCAGTGCGCTGACGTATACCACCGACACTTCGACACTACTTGCTGCTTATCACCTCACCGTTCACATAGAACGTAAATTGCAGCGAGAGCAACGTTTAGCGCCGGAAATCTCACTCATCGACTGTTCAGGCTGCCTTCGCGTCTGCCTGCCTTTCAATTCCAGCATGCTTTCTGCGCCCTTGCGTGCACATGAAAAACACAATGCGGCCACTAGTTGTGCCAAGTCAATTGAGCGGATCGATGAAATAAATACCATTCATTAGCAAGTAAAATGCGCACTTTTCGAGCCCCTTGTTTTGCATAAACGACTCGAGTGTCGATAGGTATGTGCCCAACGATTCAATGTGATTTATTAATTTTGAACTATCACCTGGAGTTCAACTTTAATTTTAATAGACTTCGCGTGAATCAGCTAGAAATAACAAAATAATAACTAACTTAGATAGTGTCATACTTTGAAACTGTAGAAGCGACTAACGCAAAGAGCAGGGGTGTCATTTTAGATACAGAATCAGGTTTGTGTTTTGTAGTGTCTCGGGAGGTAGCTTAAGATAAATCTAAAATAAAATTGGCCCACATACTGACCCTTCATAAACACCGTAGCTTGCACTGAACTGGAGGAAAAGATGGCGTAGAAGAAACTTTCTGCTTTCGTGATGAGAGATAGCCAATACATAATTCCTACAATTAAAAACATTTCATGCAGTCGTGGTCATGTAATTAACACCCTAGCTTTTAGCGTAAGGCCGATCTATTGATTCGTCGCGTAGCATCACTGCAAGTACCGTCGGCCAGCCGCACCGTCCGCGCAAATACCTAGCCATTTTAAATGTTACTGCGAAAATCACTTTTAATGCTAAGCCTGACTTTGTTTTCTTAATCTACTCATGCACTCCCAAATTGTTGGTGCGGGAGAAACATGGCCAACTTGCGATATACGCGATGGTGTAACAACATTCGGAACAAGGGGGTATTGTTGCTCCCTCTGACCATCGCTTTCAACTACCGGAGGTGATACTGAATGAGAAGCACATGAATGCGACAGAGGAATGGCCACGTGGACCACtagtccctccccccccccttccgtcaCGTTCGTTAAGCGGCCATGGTGCGCCAGGGAGGCCGAGCACTGGcgacgagacgacgacgacgctgccgGTCGTTTAGCCGGCACCAGCAGGAGCTTGCGAGGAGAGACGCTTACCACGTGCCCGCTAGGGGGTTATAAAATATTTAGTGACAACTTTGCCGAAACTTACGATGAAATTGTAATGCCTGAGGAAAAGGGCAACGGCTTCGCTGTACGTCGGCTTTCACGGCGTGCAACTAGGTGGAATATTTTTGTTGCTTCTAATATCGCTTTCTCTTCGCAAGCGCATACACGATCACATTTATGCCGTGCGCAATAAATCTCCAGTTGAGAGCCAGTGCTCTCAATGTGTTTGCTTCTCTGTCATCCGCATTGTATGTTGCGGTCTACAAGTCAGTTGAAAGTTAACAAACAACGAATGTTTTTCACCACCGAGGGAAGCCTTTGCATGTTTATCTGTGTGCTCTTGTTATCACGATCGGCAACTTAATTTCGAAAGCAATGTGCATTCCAATTAGCGTTTCCAGAAGATAACAAAGGGACCATTTATTCGTTTCGTTTTGGTGCTTCGGTTGCCGGGTTAAACTGCCACTTTGTCTCATTGTCGTATTTGCGCGTGCCCTTATACGTTTGTAGCGCATATCTGGTAAAGAAGCTCCATTTTCTCCGAATACTCTACTTAACCGCCTTGGCCATCCTCTACGCTTTCATGTGCTTTGAGTTGTTATTTGATTTAGTTCGTCCCATACTGTTTGAAGGCTCCATCGTTTCTTTTTAGTGGCGTCGACTCGGCTTCGAAAACGAGAAGGGTTACTGCTGCGAGCGTGTCATCTCTGGGCCAACGAAATCCTTCATGGCCTGGAAAGGTTTATCCGACGGACTGCCCAGTCGCTCTCTCCGGCGTCGCAGCGCACAATACGGGGTATGCAGAAGAGCAGCGATCTTCTTCGCTGGCCTCACCCTGGGACTTGCGCTGACCTCTTGGCTGCCAGAGACCAGATTCCCGGACGGCGCCTCGGGGCAGCGTCCGCAGGTGATCCGCCAGCGGCGCACGCTGTCCTTTGGCGTTCCACGCACCCCAATCCTGTACGACCTGAACAGCTCGGATCATGGCGCGGGTACGTGCGACGATAGCGATGGTATCGGGATCGAGCACTTGTGCGATTCAGAAAGGTGGTTTGGTGGGCGAGTTGATATTGCGTCCTGAACGAGGCAGAGCTATGTGTAACACAGACGAAGATGAAGAAACACACAGGATCAGCTCTTCCCGTGTTTCTTCGCCTTCGTCTGTTTTATTTCGCGTTGGCTCCGTTAAGCTTGAAGCTACCCGCCTGTGCCCTTTGGTTCATAAAAAATGTGGCACGTTATCGGATGTCCAAATTGATGGTAATATAAGAAGAGTATCGTGCAAAGACATCACCAATGCTTCCCGATCTGCAAATCTGCTCAGTAATTAGTCAGAAATAATGTCAAGGATAATAGCGGCTACGGAATCGAAAATTAAGTATTGAAGAGCAACCACCTTTTCGTGCAAGCTGATGAGTAAAGGAGCTGTTGATACACCATCATCAGACGCTTATTACCAAGATTAGGAAGCCACTGCCTTCCTAATAGCGTGAGCTGCCTTAGACGACGTACTTCTTCGGCCGTCGCTCAGCTTAGAATATTAGTCATTTATGAAGGAAAGAGGCGACGAGAAAGCTCTTGGGTTAACGGGTATAGAGGTGCAGGGAATAAGGGACCGCAAACGTGGCTCAGTAAACTCACTCGTCAGTCCGCTCACTGTGGCTCTCTCATACCTTGGCGTTGCTCTGTCAAAATAAccttggcgttattttgacaaagCAACGCCAGGGCTTGAAACCGCTTAGGAAAAATGTCATGTACAGTCGTCATATCGGGAaaggagtcgcgttaacagatgtagtattgcgtagcagaagcgtgGAATAGCACCAGCCGTCACAGCAGgggaactgcgtaacgagtggcTGAATTctagctgccaacccattacaatggatTGAGCTACAATTGATCTTCTTCAGCAGCCACAACATCAACGACTTGTGTAGTATGTTGGTGAGAATATAGCCGCACAAACCCGCAGTGAGCGCTTCTCCAGCGTTATTGCAGCAGCCGCCCTAAGAAGGCTTTCAATTAGCAATGACAAGCACAAAGATGCTTGTACCATCCAGGCATGGTTTAGTGTCTAGCGAAAAGTGAGGCGTGCCAAGCGAATCCAATGCGGACGGTGATGCGTAAGCAAATAGGCGCTGCGAACGAGGCCTGACAACACTATCGTGTTGCGCTcctaaaagcgaagcttaagcgcccTCCAAGCTTTTGTGCCAGTTTATGCCAGCGTGGTTAAACCTAAACAGAGCACCTTGTCCTGTGCTATCAAATGTTGGAACATGCTCTTCCGTGACGTAGAATGTTTATTTCATATTTGAAACAAGTGCAGCCAGCATAAATTTAGATGCTCAGGATCATATTGTACCTTAACATGTGTCGAGCGGTAATGCAAGGATAGAGAAGCAGATGAAATGGATAGGAAAAGATATGTTTTTTTGTGACGAAGCATCGAGTCCCATTGACAGCTGCTGACATCATTATTAAGTTCCACATGTATTGCGCAATCTTTGTGTTTCTAGCCAGCTCCTGCGATATCCATTTTTAGGATTACATATGCACCTGTAAATCACAGTGAAATCACGCAGCGCCTTCCAGCAACTGGGTGTCGCGTGAGCTCTTGCGCCGACGTGTCCGTCTGCTGTGCTGGGTGCTGACAAACCCGAACAACGCGGTAACCAAGGCGCGCCACGTGGCCGCAACGTGGGGTCGCCGCTGCAGCCGGCTCCTGTTCATGAGCACAAGCCGCAGCCACGAGGATCAACTACAGCCGTCGGTGGTGCTCAACTTGAGCGTCGCCGAGCGCCGCAATGCCCTCTGGGCCAAGACCAAGGCGTCGCTGGTCGAGCTGTACAACAACTACATCAACGACTACGACTGGTTCTTTAAGGCCGATGACGACACGTACGCCATCATCGAGAACCTAAGGTGAGCAAAGGATGCTAGTCATGCAGAACTCTCAAGTAAGGTGGCTTTGCAAGATAGgattgccaggtcgaaaaggcaCAAAATGGACAACAAATTCGGAAAACTAGCCGAAATGTAGCCAACTCGAGCCacgggcagtaaaagtagcctaATGTAGCCACGCTTGTATGAAAACAACCGCGAAGCTTTTATTtcaatgactaaatgcaaaataCTTTTGATGGCAATGCAAATAAGAGCGGTTAGACCTCTTCAAAAACATAATTGGTGACATTTAGCGTGAATTGTTGACTTGAGAAACCATTgcgtgcaggatgacgaagtccTTGCTATGTTGCAGATATGGCACGCTCATCGCGCGTATTCCATGACTTTTCATAAAGGGACTAATAGTTCGTCTGCAAAATACCAGCCCTGCCCAAGAGTGTTTCCTCGAGTCCCAGCCACGTGTCCAGAGGTATTTTATTTTGTGTTATGTAGGCCCCAAATTCAAATTTGGGGCTGCGAATACGCTTCGCTCGCCATGTTTTAACACCGCATGCTCGAACGCTAGTGTctgcgacgtcacaagctatTGATCATATGCTTCAGATCTAGGGAGCAAGAAAGTATCTA includes the following:
- the LOC119406681 gene encoding glycoprotein-N-acetylgalactosamine 3-beta-galactosyltransferase 1-like, with the protein product MAWKGLSDGLPSRSLRRRSAQYGVCRRAAIFFAGLTLGLALTSWLPETRFPDGASGQRPQVIRQRRTLSFGVPRTPILYDLNSSDHGAAPSSNWVSRELLRRRVRLLCWVLTNPNNAVTKARHVAATWGRRCSRLLFMSTSRSHEDQLQPSVVLNLSVAERRNALWAKTKASLVELYNNYINDYDWFFKADDDTYAIIENLRYFLLDKDPSQALYFGYPFRTIVPKGYMSGGAGYVLSREALRRLVEQGMMQGKCRADGAGSEDAELGRCLMHVGVPPGDTRDALGRDRFFPLHVERYFWKDTLPYHWWIWKYAKYPVRLGWNCCSDTAVAIHYTKPEGMYLFEFFVYHVRVLGGLDERVHPRHPPIPELTL